One stretch of Desulfovibrio desulfuricans DNA includes these proteins:
- a CDS encoding ABC transporter permease, translating into MAHELVIEAGRAERQYWKDLWRYRELFLILTWRDVAVQYKQTVVGILWAVLRPLLTMAAFTFVFAKVAKLPSEGVAPYPLMVFVAMLPWQMFATAISAIANSLIANSNLVSKVYFPRIIVPAATMGVAVMDFVISFVLLALMMVFYQYTPPIQVLAVLPLTLLAALVALGPGLILCALNVTYRDFRIIVPFITQFGLYLSPVGFSSGIVPEKWRLLYECNPMVGVIDGFRWAVLGSMDCPVRALSISVGCAFILLICGIKIFRKTERTFADVI; encoded by the coding sequence ATGGCTCACGAACTTGTCATTGAGGCTGGTCGCGCAGAGCGGCAATACTGGAAAGACCTGTGGCGCTATCGCGAGCTTTTTCTCATATTGACATGGCGCGATGTGGCCGTGCAGTACAAGCAGACGGTTGTGGGTATTTTGTGGGCTGTGCTGCGCCCATTGTTGACAATGGCGGCCTTTACTTTTGTGTTTGCAAAGGTGGCAAAGTTGCCCTCTGAAGGCGTGGCTCCGTACCCGTTGATGGTTTTTGTGGCCATGCTGCCGTGGCAGATGTTCGCCACGGCAATCAGTGCCATTGCCAACAGTCTGATTGCCAACAGCAATCTGGTTTCCAAGGTCTATTTTCCTCGGATTATAGTCCCAGCTGCGACCATGGGCGTGGCTGTGATGGACTTTGTCATTTCTTTTGTGCTGTTGGCATTAATGATGGTGTTTTATCAGTATACGCCGCCCATACAGGTGCTGGCTGTTCTGCCCCTGACCTTGCTCGCAGCCCTTGTTGCTCTGGGGCCGGGGCTTATACTTTGCGCACTTAATGTAACGTATCGAGACTTCCGCATCATTGTTCCCTTCATCACCCAGTTCGGCCTGTATCTGTCGCCCGTGGGCTTTTCGTCAGGCATTGTGCCAGAGAAGTGGCGTCTGCTCTACGAGTGCAATCCAATGGTCGGGGTTATTGACGGCTTTCGGTGGGCTGTGCTTGGCAGCATGGACTGCCCTGTTCGCGCGCTCTCCATCAGCGTAGGCTGCGCCTTTATTCTGCTGATTTGCGGCATTAAAATATTTCGCAAGACTGAACGCACGTTTGCGGACGTAATATAG
- a CDS encoding GDP-L-fucose synthase family protein, with the protein MRKDALVYVAGHRGLVGSALCRALTRSGYERQLTRTHAELDLCDQAGVRAFFAQHRPDVVVLAAAKVGGIHANATYPAEFIYQNLQIQNNVIDSAYRNGCKKLLFLGSSCIYPKLCPQPIKEEYLLTGPLEPTNDAYALAKISGIKMCQAYRKQYGFDAISAMPTNLYGPGDNYHPENSHVIPGLIRRFHEAKELGASEVAIWGTGKALREFLHVDDMAEACVFLLENYSDFEHVNVGSGVEHSILETARLIAKVVGFNGDIVTDSSKPDGTPRKLMDSGKLFGMGWKPRVGLEDGLYDAYSDFLQNQHKRGY; encoded by the coding sequence ATGCGCAAAGATGCTCTGGTCTATGTGGCGGGCCACAGGGGGCTTGTAGGCAGCGCCCTGTGTCGTGCCTTGACGCGTTCTGGCTATGAACGGCAGCTCACACGCACGCATGCAGAACTGGATCTGTGCGATCAGGCCGGGGTGCGGGCTTTTTTTGCCCAGCACAGACCTGACGTGGTGGTTCTGGCCGCCGCCAAGGTGGGAGGCATCCACGCCAATGCCACATATCCCGCAGAGTTCATTTACCAGAACCTGCAAATCCAGAACAACGTTATCGACAGCGCATACCGCAACGGCTGCAAAAAGCTGCTGTTTCTTGGGTCGTCGTGCATTTACCCCAAGCTGTGCCCGCAGCCCATCAAGGAAGAGTACTTGCTGACAGGGCCGCTGGAACCAACCAACGACGCCTACGCTCTGGCAAAAATTTCGGGCATCAAGATGTGCCAGGCCTATCGCAAACAGTATGGTTTTGACGCCATCAGCGCCATGCCCACCAATCTGTATGGCCCTGGAGACAACTATCACCCGGAAAACAGCCATGTGATTCCTGGGCTTATCCGGCGTTTTCATGAAGCAAAAGAACTCGGGGCCTCAGAGGTTGCCATTTGGGGTACAGGCAAAGCCCTGCGCGAATTTCTGCATGTGGACGACATGGCGGAAGCCTGCGTGTTTTTGCTCGAGAACTATTCTGACTTTGAACACGTCAACGTGGGCAGCGGAGTGGAACACTCCATTCTGGAAACAGCCCGCCTGATTGCCAAGGTTGTGGGCTTTAACGGCGACATCGTTACCGACTCCTCAAAACCGGATGGCACCCCCCGCAAGCTCATGGATTCGGGCAAGCTTTTTGGTATGGGGTGGAAACCCCGCGTAGGGCTTGAAGACGGCTTGTACGACGCGTACAGCGATTTTTTGCAAAACCAGCATAAGCGGGGTTATTAG
- a CDS encoding ABC transporter ATP-binding protein, with protein MNFDIMPGDRVGIIGRNGAGKSTLLKLLSRITEPTTGRITMRGRVASLLEVGTGFHAELTGRENIYLNGAILGMTRAEVRRKFDEIVDFAGVEKFLDTPVKRYSSGMYVRLAFAVAAHLEPEILIVDEVLAVGDAEFQKKCLGKMEEVSKGQGRTVLFVSHNMNMIRNLCTRGLLLREGIVGSDDDDIVRVTSAYLQGEKNSTAQWEADAPRQMDCLTPLSMKIVDEDGAVVSSIRGSRDSLYLVLEFELHEIVSSFTIGCVCFDQEKNELFWSYATDTGEGSWPKLRLGKNSLKAKLPQGLLNKGTYTYHLLASYHFIKWIVEPGKGPSVSVDIDGGYSDSPFWQSTRSGLLAPTLEWEVL; from the coding sequence GTGAATTTTGACATTATGCCCGGCGACCGTGTGGGCATTATTGGTCGTAACGGTGCGGGCAAATCCACTTTGCTCAAATTGCTGTCAAGGATTACAGAGCCGACAACCGGGCGCATTACAATGCGTGGGCGTGTGGCAAGCCTTTTGGAAGTAGGCACAGGCTTTCACGCAGAGTTGACGGGGCGTGAAAATATCTACCTCAACGGAGCTATCCTGGGGATGACCCGCGCGGAAGTACGCCGCAAGTTTGATGAAATAGTGGATTTTGCCGGGGTGGAAAAGTTCCTTGATACCCCTGTGAAACGCTATTCATCGGGCATGTATGTGCGCCTTGCCTTTGCTGTTGCTGCGCACCTTGAGCCTGAAATCCTGATTGTGGATGAAGTGCTGGCCGTGGGTGATGCAGAATTTCAAAAAAAGTGCCTCGGCAAAATGGAAGAAGTGAGCAAGGGGCAGGGGCGAACCGTTCTTTTTGTAAGCCATAACATGAATATGATCCGCAACTTGTGTACGCGTGGTTTGCTGTTGCGCGAAGGGATTGTGGGATCAGATGATGACGACATCGTCCGTGTCACAAGCGCCTATTTGCAGGGAGAGAAAAATTCCACGGCACAGTGGGAAGCTGATGCCCCAAGGCAAATGGACTGCCTTACGCCTCTTTCCATGAAGATAGTTGATGAAGACGGAGCCGTGGTCTCTTCTATACGCGGCTCGCGGGATTCGCTCTACCTTGTGCTTGAATTTGAGCTGCATGAGATAGTCAGTTCTTTTACAATTGGCTGTGTTTGTTTTGATCAGGAAAAGAACGAACTTTTTTGGTCGTATGCGACCGACACCGGAGAAGGTTCGTGGCCAAAATTGCGCCTTGGAAAAAATTCTTTAAAAGCAAAATTGCCTCAAGGTTTGCTGAACAAGGGCACATACACATACCACCTGCTGGCTAGTTACCATTTTATCAAATGGATTGTTGAACCCGGAAAAGGTCCATCGGTAAGCGTAGATATTGATGGCGGGTATAGCGATTCGCCCTTTTGGCAGTCTACGCGGTCTGGGCTTCTTGCTCCTACCTTGGAATGGGAAGTTTTATAG